One window of the Eucalyptus grandis isolate ANBG69807.140 chromosome 6, ASM1654582v1, whole genome shotgun sequence genome contains the following:
- the LOC104450701 gene encoding RNA pseudouridine synthase 3, mitochondrial isoform X1 gives MWNHSSPRRLAAACAAAAAAARRRYSRASPPQATAIRVKNHIASVGDGEPKEGPKPRQLLSLPPFPSHPLPAFSFKEASSSSSSSSSSSSSSSRVTAISWVKYYFHGVQNSVVQSHFNKGLVQMECAPSDDSCPGQQGQRKSLRKIKPNEVMEAGARLCMPVSIAESRISRRFDTIPSGTLYPNADEIQYLQRLVMYRDSAVIVLNKPPKLPVKGNLPVHNSMDALAAAALSYDYDEGPKLVHRLDTESSGLLLMGRTKESVAHLQWLFSDMKKTDSSFQAWNDACRATNQRYWALVIGSPKEKEGLICAPLSKVLLDDGKTERVILARNSGLEPFQEAVTEYRVLGPTINGCSWIELRPHTSRKHQVRVHCAEALGTPIVGDYKYGWFVHQRWKQMPRVDFEPTTGKPYKLRRPEGLDVQKGSVLSKVPLLHLHCRELVLPNIAKFQEFLDQKSEAPRPVLSSKSHMLRFVAPMPSHMKISWNLMSSYLV, from the exons ATGTGGAACCACTCCTCGCCGCGACGGCTAGCGGCGGCGtgcgccgcggcggcggcggcggcgaggaggcgcTACTCGAGGGCGTCGCCGCCTCAGGCGACGGCGATAAGGGTGAAGAACCACATAGCGAGCGTGGGCGATGGCGAGCCGAAGGAGGGCCCGAAGCCACGTCAGCTGCTGTCGCTTCCCCCTTTCCCTTCTCACCCTTTGCCCGCGTTCTCTTTCAAGGaagcctcttcttcttcttcttcttcttcttcttcttcgtcatcGTCGTCGCGAGTGACTGCGATCAGCTGGGTCAAGTACTACTTCCATGGCGTTCAGAACTCCGTCGTTCAATCCCATTTCAACAAGGGCCTT gttCAGATGGAATGCGCCCCTTCGGATGACTCATGCCCGGGACAGCAGGGACAAAGAAAATCTTTGAGAAAG ATCAAGCCGAATGAAGTGATGGAAGCAGGGGCCAGATTGTGTATGCCGGTATCAATTGCTGAATCAAGGATCTCCAGGCGGTTCGACACTATACCTAGCGGGACTCTCTATCCCAATGCCGATGAGATACAGTACTTGCAGAGGCTGGTCATGTACAGG GATTCTGCGGTTATTGTGCTTAATAAGCCCCCGAAATTGCCAGTCAAG GGGAATTTGCCAGTTCATAACAGCATGGATGCTTTGGCAGCGGCAGCTTTGTCTTATGACTATGATGAGGGTCCTAAATTG GTGCATCGCCTTGACACAGAGAGTAGTGGCCTTCTCTTGATGGGAAGAACAAAGGAAAGTGTCGCTCATCTTCAATGGCTGTTTAGCGACATGAAGAAAACAGATTCCTCCTTTCAG GCCTGGAATGATGCATGTAGAGCAACTAATCAAAGATATTGGGCGCTTGTCATAGGCtctccaaaggaaaaagaaggtcTAATTTGTGCTCCCCTTTcaaag GTGCTTCTTGATGATGGGAAAACCGAGAGAGTTATTTTGGCTCGTAACTCAGGCTTAGAACCTTTTCAAGAAGCTGTGACAGAATACAGGGTATTGGGTCCTACAATAAATGGATGTTCCTGGATAGAATTGCGCCCTCATACCAGCCGCAAGCATCAG GTTCGTGTACACTGTGCCGAAGCACTTGGCACTCCGATTGTGGGGGACTACAAGTATGGTTGGTTCGTGCACCAGAGATGGAAGCAAATGCCCAGAGTCGATTTCGAGCCTACCACGGGGAAACCATACAAGTTGCGGAGGCCTGAAGGGTTGGATGTTCAGAAGGGAAGCGTCCTGTCGAAAGTTCCGTTGCTGCACCTGCACTGCAGAGAGCTCGTACTTCCCAACATAGCCAAGTTCCAGGAGTTTCTGGATCAGAAGTCAGAAGCACCCCGTCCCGTGCTCAGCTCCAAGTCCCATATGCTGCGATTCGTGGCGCCGATGCCATCCCACATGAAAATCAGTTGGAATCTCATGTCCTCTTATCTAGTATGA
- the LOC104450701 gene encoding RNA pseudouridine synthase 3, mitochondrial isoform X2 yields the protein MPGTAGTKKIFEKADLQIKPNEVMEAGARLCMPVSIAESRISRRFDTIPSGTLYPNADEIQYLQRLVMYRDSAVIVLNKPPKLPVKGNLPVHNSMDALAAAALSYDYDEGPKLVHRLDTESSGLLLMGRTKESVAHLQWLFSDMKKTDSSFQAWNDACRATNQRYWALVIGSPKEKEGLICAPLSKVLLDDGKTERVILARNSGLEPFQEAVTEYRVLGPTINGCSWIELRPHTSRKHQVRVHCAEALGTPIVGDYKYGWFVHQRWKQMPRVDFEPTTGKPYKLRRPEGLDVQKGSVLSKVPLLHLHCRELVLPNIAKFQEFLDQKSEAPRPVLSSKSHMLRFVAPMPSHMKISWNLMSSYLV from the exons ATGCCCGGGACAGCAGGGACAAAGAAAATCTTTGAGAAAG CTGACTTGCAGATCAAGCCGAATGAAGTGATGGAAGCAGGGGCCAGATTGTGTATGCCGGTATCAATTGCTGAATCAAGGATCTCCAGGCGGTTCGACACTATACCTAGCGGGACTCTCTATCCCAATGCCGATGAGATACAGTACTTGCAGAGGCTGGTCATGTACAGG GATTCTGCGGTTATTGTGCTTAATAAGCCCCCGAAATTGCCAGTCAAG GGGAATTTGCCAGTTCATAACAGCATGGATGCTTTGGCAGCGGCAGCTTTGTCTTATGACTATGATGAGGGTCCTAAATTG GTGCATCGCCTTGACACAGAGAGTAGTGGCCTTCTCTTGATGGGAAGAACAAAGGAAAGTGTCGCTCATCTTCAATGGCTGTTTAGCGACATGAAGAAAACAGATTCCTCCTTTCAG GCCTGGAATGATGCATGTAGAGCAACTAATCAAAGATATTGGGCGCTTGTCATAGGCtctccaaaggaaaaagaaggtcTAATTTGTGCTCCCCTTTcaaag GTGCTTCTTGATGATGGGAAAACCGAGAGAGTTATTTTGGCTCGTAACTCAGGCTTAGAACCTTTTCAAGAAGCTGTGACAGAATACAGGGTATTGGGTCCTACAATAAATGGATGTTCCTGGATAGAATTGCGCCCTCATACCAGCCGCAAGCATCAG GTTCGTGTACACTGTGCCGAAGCACTTGGCACTCCGATTGTGGGGGACTACAAGTATGGTTGGTTCGTGCACCAGAGATGGAAGCAAATGCCCAGAGTCGATTTCGAGCCTACCACGGGGAAACCATACAAGTTGCGGAGGCCTGAAGGGTTGGATGTTCAGAAGGGAAGCGTCCTGTCGAAAGTTCCGTTGCTGCACCTGCACTGCAGAGAGCTCGTACTTCCCAACATAGCCAAGTTCCAGGAGTTTCTGGATCAGAAGTCAGAAGCACCCCGTCCCGTGCTCAGCTCCAAGTCCCATATGCTGCGATTCGTGGCGCCGATGCCATCCCACATGAAAATCAGTTGGAATCTCATGTCCTCTTATCTAGTATGA